The Burkholderia pyrrocinia genome includes a window with the following:
- a CDS encoding thioester reductase domain-containing protein, which translates to MTRNVDTIYYLTPLQRGMLHHSRLDPASGIYVEQFSCVLHGSLDIERFRGAWETVVHRHDTLKTLFIRLHEEKPLQAVRHTVGLPFEVIDWRGHAADEQARRFDLLLAGDRTRGFDFGVAPLMRVTLMMLGNERYRFLWTYHHAILDGWSMPLLLGEVFQRYARPDVPLPPVTKDFRDYVAWLRTHGGARSLDYWRDMLRGYRTPAGFAPSVVPSAATRPTVDIEARRTLAVSTGTMPTEWMEAAARACRRDRVTLNTLCQGAWAALLARYAGCNDVVSGIVVSGRTADVDGIERMAGLFINTLPWRARLDGELDTATWLRGLQADTQTLEQHAQSALADVLNCSEVSRQKALFDTLYVFENYPGRDAFDRLAASCGLRIDDPRAVEETSYALALIVLPTDTLTFQLTYDTARFDAAFIERVAGQYRRLLQVLIDATPRKVRDLVLDVPSSIIAGPTREKPAQSAISDATLYAHIARHAARMPNRIAFSWLDDRQSPGDARGVTYGVLADRVQRAAYQWRNFGYRPGERVLVACDDPVSGLVLLLSGLMYGVDCVIADPDLPSSAFDAVADLSWCPEPLRSCVTTGQHTPLTGVVCYVFDERDPMYGQIDGTMEDHADPAQGACSLLRRDAAGDWRVLRYTHAQLVEAARVFSATFPAGASQDVAFGEGPLSHTALWTVLGALSAGLSLRQIASAGDPAFLQRAACADTHWHSVVLSPAATRHIAIASTDLPGDGIRADWVIADARSLTRQGAARLADLAPRAQRIRRLCWPAWSIPHAVLSADVSDGFETGAVSAGSTVFVADTHLNPAGVDALGKLVVTGHSVPDLMLRNGKADRDNLVVTRNGACLHTTLDAWHTVRGCHMQLPDTGVFAELMTVGWLDLEVDIARIAGIDEVALVERISDGGDWEHVLFHCSAAVGGADIARRLAGRRGVPALSPGAILSLAVLPLSPNGTIDRVRLLAGDVEIRRDDCHVAPRDVVETAIHEIWRILLKQQRIGVHDNYFDLGGDSLQATVMLYQINERLQHQIDMDTLLAAPTIAGLAASIANGSLHRDRPPVDLREEARLDPAIETRQPYFRRPYRTVLLTGATGFLGVHLLHTLLATTDARVMCVVRADDPVAGVRRIEAAMQSHGLWEARHVHRIVAVPGDLGEPNLGLSMAAFEALATEIDAIYHNGALVNFVYPYATLKQVNVLATQDIIRLASLHRVTPIHYVSTVGTLDRYSDALPEALAVPFHEQLTSGYEQSKWVAEQLLAQAHARGIPVTVYRPARIVGHSESGRMNLDDLFCRLIKGIILFGRAPRDVGFDNILPVDVVSRIIVSASLEPTAAGQGVHVINPRWNSLDALVDFIEDEGFEIERMGYDAWLAALAEHVRHDPSHPLSMLIPVLRKLNPAADPTVGRILPIDVTQLRRLAGGVLASSLRPTNDWLRTFFDYFYEAGFLERAHAKLASA; encoded by the coding sequence ATGACCCGAAACGTCGACACCATTTACTATCTGACGCCTCTTCAGCGAGGCATGCTCCACCATTCGCGACTCGATCCGGCATCGGGCATATACGTCGAGCAATTTTCCTGCGTGTTGCATGGTTCGCTCGACATCGAGCGGTTCCGGGGTGCCTGGGAAACAGTCGTGCACCGCCATGACACGCTCAAGACGTTGTTCATCCGCCTGCATGAGGAGAAGCCGCTGCAGGCTGTCCGGCATACGGTCGGATTGCCGTTCGAGGTGATCGACTGGCGCGGCCATGCGGCTGATGAACAAGCGCGTCGTTTCGATCTTCTGCTGGCAGGCGATCGCACGCGCGGCTTCGACTTTGGCGTGGCGCCGCTGATGCGCGTCACGCTGATGATGCTCGGCAACGAGCGATATCGATTCCTCTGGACCTATCATCACGCGATCCTCGACGGTTGGTCGATGCCATTGCTTCTCGGCGAGGTGTTTCAGCGCTATGCGCGTCCGGACGTACCGCTGCCTCCGGTTACAAAGGATTTTCGCGACTATGTCGCATGGTTGCGTACGCACGGCGGCGCTCGGTCGCTCGATTATTGGCGCGACATGCTGCGCGGCTATCGCACGCCGGCAGGATTCGCGCCGTCGGTCGTCCCTTCGGCGGCAACACGTCCCACGGTCGACATAGAGGCACGTCGCACGCTCGCGGTATCGACCGGCACGATGCCGACGGAATGGATGGAGGCAGCCGCCCGCGCGTGCCGCCGCGATCGGGTGACGCTCAATACGCTATGCCAGGGTGCGTGGGCGGCGCTCCTCGCGCGCTATGCCGGCTGCAACGACGTCGTGAGCGGAATCGTCGTATCGGGGCGTACGGCAGATGTGGACGGCATCGAGCGGATGGCCGGCTTGTTTATCAACACGCTGCCGTGGCGTGCAAGACTCGACGGCGAGCTCGATACGGCGACATGGTTGCGAGGCTTGCAGGCGGACACGCAAACGCTGGAGCAGCATGCGCAGAGCGCCCTCGCGGATGTGCTGAATTGCAGCGAGGTGTCACGCCAGAAAGCGCTCTTCGATACGCTTTACGTGTTCGAAAACTACCCGGGAAGGGACGCGTTCGATCGGCTCGCGGCGAGTTGCGGGCTGCGGATCGACGATCCGCGTGCAGTCGAGGAAACGAGTTATGCGCTGGCGCTTATCGTATTGCCGACGGATACGCTGACGTTTCAATTGACGTATGACACTGCGCGATTCGACGCCGCGTTCATCGAACGCGTCGCCGGGCAATACCGTCGGCTGCTCCAGGTCCTGATCGACGCTACACCTCGTAAAGTTCGCGATCTCGTACTCGACGTGCCGTCGTCGATTATTGCAGGGCCAACCCGGGAGAAGCCCGCGCAATCGGCGATCAGCGACGCGACGTTGTACGCACATATCGCCCGACACGCAGCTCGAATGCCAAATCGAATCGCGTTCTCGTGGCTGGATGACCGTCAGTCGCCGGGCGATGCGCGCGGTGTCACGTACGGCGTGCTCGCAGATCGCGTGCAACGCGCTGCGTATCAATGGCGGAATTTCGGCTATCGGCCGGGTGAACGCGTACTGGTCGCGTGTGACGATCCTGTCTCCGGGCTCGTGCTGCTGCTGTCAGGACTGATGTACGGCGTTGATTGCGTGATCGCCGACCCTGATCTGCCATCGTCCGCGTTTGATGCCGTTGCCGATCTCAGCTGGTGTCCGGAGCCGCTGCGAAGCTGCGTGACCACCGGCCAGCATACGCCGTTGACGGGTGTCGTCTGCTACGTGTTCGACGAGCGGGACCCGATGTATGGTCAGATCGACGGCACGATGGAAGACCATGCAGATCCAGCGCAGGGGGCCTGTTCGTTGCTGCGGCGCGACGCCGCCGGTGACTGGCGGGTCCTGCGTTACACGCATGCTCAACTCGTCGAGGCGGCGCGCGTGTTCTCGGCGACGTTTCCCGCGGGTGCGTCGCAGGATGTCGCCTTTGGCGAAGGGCCGTTGTCGCACACGGCGTTGTGGACGGTACTAGGGGCACTGAGTGCAGGGTTGTCGCTACGCCAGATTGCGAGCGCCGGTGATCCGGCGTTTCTGCAGCGGGCCGCTTGCGCGGATACGCACTGGCACAGCGTCGTCTTGAGTCCGGCGGCGACGCGCCACATCGCGATCGCATCCACCGACCTGCCGGGAGACGGGATCCGTGCAGACTGGGTGATAGCCGATGCACGCTCGTTAACGCGACAGGGTGCGGCCAGGCTCGCCGATCTCGCGCCGCGCGCGCAGCGCATCCGGCGTCTGTGCTGGCCGGCGTGGTCGATTCCGCATGCTGTCTTGTCGGCCGATGTGTCCGACGGATTCGAAACGGGTGCGGTATCGGCCGGCAGCACGGTATTCGTGGCGGACACGCATCTGAACCCGGCGGGCGTGGACGCACTCGGCAAGCTTGTCGTAACAGGGCATTCCGTGCCGGACCTGATGCTGCGCAACGGCAAGGCGGACAGGGACAACCTGGTCGTCACGCGAAACGGTGCGTGTCTGCATACAACGCTGGACGCGTGGCACACGGTACGTGGCTGCCATATGCAACTGCCCGACACAGGCGTTTTCGCGGAACTGATGACGGTAGGCTGGCTCGATCTGGAAGTCGACATTGCTCGCATCGCGGGCATCGACGAGGTCGCGCTCGTGGAGCGGATCTCCGATGGCGGCGACTGGGAGCATGTACTTTTCCACTGCAGCGCTGCTGTCGGCGGCGCGGATATCGCGCGCCGACTGGCCGGCCGGCGCGGCGTGCCGGCACTGTCCCCCGGCGCGATCCTCTCCCTTGCGGTTTTGCCGCTCTCCCCGAACGGCACCATCGACCGCGTCAGGCTACTTGCCGGTGACGTCGAGATCCGCAGGGACGACTGTCATGTGGCGCCTCGGGACGTGGTCGAAACCGCGATTCACGAGATCTGGCGCATCTTGCTGAAGCAGCAGCGGATCGGCGTTCACGACAATTACTTCGATCTCGGCGGGGACTCGCTTCAGGCAACCGTGATGCTGTATCAGATCAACGAGCGGCTGCAGCACCAGATCGATATGGACACGCTGCTCGCCGCGCCGACCATTGCCGGCTTGGCCGCCAGCATCGCGAATGGCAGTCTGCATCGCGATAGGCCGCCCGTCGATTTGCGTGAGGAAGCGCGGCTTGATCCGGCGATCGAGACACGGCAGCCGTATTTCCGGCGACCGTATCGCACCGTGCTGCTCACCGGTGCCACGGGATTCCTTGGCGTGCACCTGCTCCACACGCTGCTCGCGACGACCGACGCTCGCGTGATGTGCGTTGTCCGTGCCGACGACCCGGTCGCCGGCGTACGGCGCATTGAGGCCGCGATGCAGTCGCATGGCTTGTGGGAAGCGCGGCACGTGCATCGGATCGTGGCCGTGCCAGGTGATCTTGGTGAACCGAACCTGGGTTTGTCGATGGCAGCATTCGAGGCGCTCGCAACTGAAATCGATGCGATCTACCACAATGGGGCGCTGGTCAACTTCGTCTATCCCTACGCGACGCTGAAGCAGGTCAACGTGCTGGCAACTCAGGACATCATCAGACTTGCGAGCCTCCATCGGGTGACGCCGATTCACTACGTGTCGACTGTCGGTACGCTCGATCGCTATTCGGATGCATTGCCGGAAGCGCTTGCAGTGCCGTTCCACGAGCAACTGACGAGCGGCTATGAACAGAGCAAATGGGTCGCCGAGCAACTGCTCGCCCAGGCGCACGCACGCGGCATTCCCGTCACCGTGTATCGTCCGGCGCGGATCGTGGGACATTCGGAGAGCGGACGAATGAACCTGGACGATCTGTTTTGCCGGTTGATCAAGGGAATCATATTGTTCGGAAGGGCACCTCGAGACGTCGGGTTCGACAACATCCTTCCTGTCGACGTCGTCAGCCGAATCATCGTGAGCGCGTCGCTCGAGCCGACTGCTGCGGGGCAGGGGGTGCACGTGATCAATCCGCGCTGGAACTCGCTGGATGCCCTCGTCGATTTTATCGAGGACGAAGGCTTCGAGATCGAGCGGATGGGCTATGACGCGTGGCTGGCCGCACTGGCGGAGCATGTACGACACGACCCGTCACACCCACTGTCGATGTTGATTCCGGTGCTGAGGAAACTCAACCCTGCCGCGGATCCGACGGTCGGGCGCATTCTGCCGATCGACGTAACGCAACTGAGGCGGCTCGCGGGCGGCGTGCTGGCCTCGAGTTTGCGGCCGACGAACGACTGGTTGCGCACATTCTTCGACTACTTTTACGAAGCAGGCTTTCTCGAACGGGCACACGCGAAGCTGGCCTCGGCGTGA
- a CDS encoding sigma-70 family RNA polymerase sigma factor, protein MSAAQLAVYQDVQALYRDHHGWLQGWLRRRLGNAFDAADLAQDAFLRLILKSVPKRFDSDAEARAYLRAMAQGMCIDLFRRRQVEQAWLDALAAQPEPCEPSPESRAIVIETLMEIGALVSGLSDKARDAFVMAQIHGLSTREIASELGVSDRMVQKYLAQAMLQLTLLDAGINH, encoded by the coding sequence ATGTCCGCCGCCCAACTCGCCGTGTATCAGGATGTGCAGGCTCTTTATCGCGACCACCATGGCTGGTTGCAGGGCTGGCTGCGCAGGCGACTGGGTAACGCTTTCGATGCGGCGGACCTTGCCCAGGACGCATTTCTTCGTCTGATCCTCAAGTCGGTGCCGAAGCGCTTCGACAGTGATGCCGAGGCGCGGGCCTACCTGCGCGCGATGGCGCAGGGCATGTGTATTGACCTGTTCCGCCGCCGACAGGTCGAGCAGGCGTGGCTCGATGCGCTCGCCGCGCAGCCGGAGCCCTGCGAGCCTTCGCCCGAATCCCGTGCGATCGTCATCGAGACGCTGATGGAAATCGGCGCGCTCGTCAGCGGGCTGTCGGACAAAGCGAGGGACGCGTTCGTCATGGCGCAGATTCACGGTCTGTCCACTCGCGAGATCGCCAGCGAACTCGGCGTCTCGGATCGAATGGTGCAGAAGTATCTCGCTCAGGCGATGCTGCAGCTGACC